The Vespula pensylvanica isolate Volc-1 chromosome 5, ASM1446617v1, whole genome shotgun sequence genome includes a window with the following:
- the LOC122629658 gene encoding fibroblast growth factor 17-like isoform X5, with translation MLPQLAVLAKILCLLMVVMCGAVPAMVRSVSLYSTCSSGNVTVMGRSIKAVGRSDDNAPYQKLTTQSEDFSRKLYIFAEKSQRYICFNKRWKLVGLPKKQKGPMCQFYEVYNGSYLRYRSVADSTRYLGFNKLGKPMKNPHGRQECFNFIKYNPHADINYHNNLVNADMGGMEPREPYVVSRKPSPMRATKNSLIQADSSGARQQQQQQHHHQQQQQQQQQQQQQQQQQQHPAGHTTTHRHRHSNRWKMRQDEEEHSAMPRRRHESRLLVEASKY, from the exons GTGGTGATGTGCGGGGCGGTACCGGCGATGGTGCGCTCCGTGAGTCTCTACTCGACTTGCAGCAGCGGCAATGTTACCGTAATGGGCCGCTCGATCAAGGCCGTGGGACGCAGCGATGACAATGCACCCTACC AGAAGCTCACGACACAGTCCGAGGACTTCAGTAGGAAGCTGTACATCTTCGCGGAGAAGAGCCAACGATACATTTGCTTCAACAAGCGGTGGAAACTCGTCGGCCTG CCGAAGAAACAGAAGGGTCCGATGTGCCAGTTCTATGAGGTCTACAACGGTTCGTACCTGAGGTACAGGAGCGTGGCCGACAGTACGCGATACCTCGGTTTCAACAAGCTCGGCAAACCGATGAAGAATCCCCATGGTAGACAGGAATGTTTCAACTTCATCAAGTACAATCCTCATGCCGACATAAACTACCACAACAACCTGGTGAATGCGGATATGGGTGGTATGGAGCCGAGAGAACCTTACGTGGTATCGAGGAAGCCTTCACCGATGAGGGCGACGAAGAACTCGCTGATACAAGCCGACAGTAGTGGTGCGaggcagcaacagcagcaacagcaccatcatcagcaacaacagcaacaacaacaacagcagcagcaacagcaacagcaacaacagcatcCAGCGGGGCACACGACGACGCATCGTCATCGGCACTCGAATCGTTGGAAGATGCGACAGGACGAAGAGGAACACTCGGCGATGCCACGAAGACGGCACGAGAGTCGTCTACTCGTCGAGGCCAGCAAGTATTGA
- the LOC122629658 gene encoding fibroblast growth factor 17-like isoform X3: protein MFLEIIRLPQLAVLAKILCLLMVVMCGAVPAMVRSVSLYSTCSSGNVTVMGRSIKAVGRSDDNAPYQKLTTQSEDFSRKLYIFAEKSQRYICFNKRWKLVGLPKKQKGPMCQFYEVYNGSYLRYRSVADSTRYLGFNKLGKPMKNPHGRQECFNFIKYNPHADINYHNNLVNADMGGMEPREPYVVSRKPSPMRATKNSLIQADSSGARQQQQQQHHHQQQQQQQQQQQQQQQQQQHPAGHTTTHRHRHSNRWKMRQDEEEHSAMPRRRHESRLLVEASKY from the exons GTGGTGATGTGCGGGGCGGTACCGGCGATGGTGCGCTCCGTGAGTCTCTACTCGACTTGCAGCAGCGGCAATGTTACCGTAATGGGCCGCTCGATCAAGGCCGTGGGACGCAGCGATGACAATGCACCCTACC AGAAGCTCACGACACAGTCCGAGGACTTCAGTAGGAAGCTGTACATCTTCGCGGAGAAGAGCCAACGATACATTTGCTTCAACAAGCGGTGGAAACTCGTCGGCCTG CCGAAGAAACAGAAGGGTCCGATGTGCCAGTTCTATGAGGTCTACAACGGTTCGTACCTGAGGTACAGGAGCGTGGCCGACAGTACGCGATACCTCGGTTTCAACAAGCTCGGCAAACCGATGAAGAATCCCCATGGTAGACAGGAATGTTTCAACTTCATCAAGTACAATCCTCATGCCGACATAAACTACCACAACAACCTGGTGAATGCGGATATGGGTGGTATGGAGCCGAGAGAACCTTACGTGGTATCGAGGAAGCCTTCACCGATGAGGGCGACGAAGAACTCGCTGATACAAGCCGACAGTAGTGGTGCGaggcagcaacagcagcaacagcaccatcatcagcaacaacagcaacaacaacaacagcagcagcaacagcaacagcaacaacagcatcCAGCGGGGCACACGACGACGCATCGTCATCGGCACTCGAATCGTTGGAAGATGCGACAGGACGAAGAGGAACACTCGGCGATGCCACGAAGACGGCACGAGAGTCGTCTACTCGTCGAGGCCAGCAAGTATTGA
- the LOC122629658 gene encoding fibroblast growth factor 17-like isoform X4, producing MFVIRLPQLAVLAKILCLLMVVMCGAVPAMVRSVSLYSTCSSGNVTVMGRSIKAVGRSDDNAPYQKLTTQSEDFSRKLYIFAEKSQRYICFNKRWKLVGLPKKQKGPMCQFYEVYNGSYLRYRSVADSTRYLGFNKLGKPMKNPHGRQECFNFIKYNPHADINYHNNLVNADMGGMEPREPYVVSRKPSPMRATKNSLIQADSSGARQQQQQQHHHQQQQQQQQQQQQQQQQQQHPAGHTTTHRHRHSNRWKMRQDEEEHSAMPRRRHESRLLVEASKY from the exons GTGGTGATGTGCGGGGCGGTACCGGCGATGGTGCGCTCCGTGAGTCTCTACTCGACTTGCAGCAGCGGCAATGTTACCGTAATGGGCCGCTCGATCAAGGCCGTGGGACGCAGCGATGACAATGCACCCTACC AGAAGCTCACGACACAGTCCGAGGACTTCAGTAGGAAGCTGTACATCTTCGCGGAGAAGAGCCAACGATACATTTGCTTCAACAAGCGGTGGAAACTCGTCGGCCTG CCGAAGAAACAGAAGGGTCCGATGTGCCAGTTCTATGAGGTCTACAACGGTTCGTACCTGAGGTACAGGAGCGTGGCCGACAGTACGCGATACCTCGGTTTCAACAAGCTCGGCAAACCGATGAAGAATCCCCATGGTAGACAGGAATGTTTCAACTTCATCAAGTACAATCCTCATGCCGACATAAACTACCACAACAACCTGGTGAATGCGGATATGGGTGGTATGGAGCCGAGAGAACCTTACGTGGTATCGAGGAAGCCTTCACCGATGAGGGCGACGAAGAACTCGCTGATACAAGCCGACAGTAGTGGTGCGaggcagcaacagcagcaacagcaccatcatcagcaacaacagcaacaacaacaacagcagcagcaacagcaacagcaacaacagcatcCAGCGGGGCACACGACGACGCATCGTCATCGGCACTCGAATCGTTGGAAGATGCGACAGGACGAAGAGGAACACTCGGCGATGCCACGAAGACGGCACGAGAGTCGTCTACTCGTCGAGGCCAGCAAGTATTGA
- the LOC122629658 gene encoding fibroblast growth factor 17-like isoform X2, with translation MRLTLSTLPQLAVLAKILCLLMVVMCGAVPAMVRSVSLYSTCSSGNVTVMGRSIKAVGRSDDNAPYQKLTTQSEDFSRKLYIFAEKSQRYICFNKRWKLVGLPKKQKGPMCQFYEVYNGSYLRYRSVADSTRYLGFNKLGKPMKNPHGRQECFNFIKYNPHADINYHNNLVNADMGGMEPREPYVVSRKPSPMRATKNSLIQADSSGARQQQQQQHHHQQQQQQQQQQQQQQQQQQHPAGHTTTHRHRHSNRWKMRQDEEEHSAMPRRRHESRLLVEASKY, from the exons GTGGTGATGTGCGGGGCGGTACCGGCGATGGTGCGCTCCGTGAGTCTCTACTCGACTTGCAGCAGCGGCAATGTTACCGTAATGGGCCGCTCGATCAAGGCCGTGGGACGCAGCGATGACAATGCACCCTACC AGAAGCTCACGACACAGTCCGAGGACTTCAGTAGGAAGCTGTACATCTTCGCGGAGAAGAGCCAACGATACATTTGCTTCAACAAGCGGTGGAAACTCGTCGGCCTG CCGAAGAAACAGAAGGGTCCGATGTGCCAGTTCTATGAGGTCTACAACGGTTCGTACCTGAGGTACAGGAGCGTGGCCGACAGTACGCGATACCTCGGTTTCAACAAGCTCGGCAAACCGATGAAGAATCCCCATGGTAGACAGGAATGTTTCAACTTCATCAAGTACAATCCTCATGCCGACATAAACTACCACAACAACCTGGTGAATGCGGATATGGGTGGTATGGAGCCGAGAGAACCTTACGTGGTATCGAGGAAGCCTTCACCGATGAGGGCGACGAAGAACTCGCTGATACAAGCCGACAGTAGTGGTGCGaggcagcaacagcagcaacagcaccatcatcagcaacaacagcaacaacaacaacagcagcagcaacagcaacagcaacaacagcatcCAGCGGGGCACACGACGACGCATCGTCATCGGCACTCGAATCGTTGGAAGATGCGACAGGACGAAGAGGAACACTCGGCGATGCCACGAAGACGGCACGAGAGTCGTCTACTCGTCGAGGCCAGCAAGTATTGA
- the LOC122629658 gene encoding fibroblast growth factor 17-like isoform X6 — protein MVVMCGAVPAMVRSVSLYSTCSSGNVTVMGRSIKAVGRSDDNAPYQKLTTQSEDFSRKLYIFAEKSQRYICFNKRWKLVGLPKKQKGPMCQFYEVYNGSYLRYRSVADSTRYLGFNKLGKPMKNPHGRQECFNFIKYNPHADINYHNNLVNADMGGMEPREPYVVSRKPSPMRATKNSLIQADSSGARQQQQQQHHHQQQQQQQQQQQQQQQQQQHPAGHTTTHRHRHSNRWKMRQDEEEHSAMPRRRHESRLLVEASKY, from the exons GTGGTGATGTGCGGGGCGGTACCGGCGATGGTGCGCTCCGTGAGTCTCTACTCGACTTGCAGCAGCGGCAATGTTACCGTAATGGGCCGCTCGATCAAGGCCGTGGGACGCAGCGATGACAATGCACCCTACC AGAAGCTCACGACACAGTCCGAGGACTTCAGTAGGAAGCTGTACATCTTCGCGGAGAAGAGCCAACGATACATTTGCTTCAACAAGCGGTGGAAACTCGTCGGCCTG CCGAAGAAACAGAAGGGTCCGATGTGCCAGTTCTATGAGGTCTACAACGGTTCGTACCTGAGGTACAGGAGCGTGGCCGACAGTACGCGATACCTCGGTTTCAACAAGCTCGGCAAACCGATGAAGAATCCCCATGGTAGACAGGAATGTTTCAACTTCATCAAGTACAATCCTCATGCCGACATAAACTACCACAACAACCTGGTGAATGCGGATATGGGTGGTATGGAGCCGAGAGAACCTTACGTGGTATCGAGGAAGCCTTCACCGATGAGGGCGACGAAGAACTCGCTGATACAAGCCGACAGTAGTGGTGCGaggcagcaacagcagcaacagcaccatcatcagcaacaacagcaacaacaacaacagcagcagcaacagcaacagcaacaacagcatcCAGCGGGGCACACGACGACGCATCGTCATCGGCACTCGAATCGTTGGAAGATGCGACAGGACGAAGAGGAACACTCGGCGATGCCACGAAGACGGCACGAGAGTCGTCTACTCGTCGAGGCCAGCAAGTATTGA